Proteins found in one Miscanthus floridulus cultivar M001 chromosome 4, ASM1932011v1, whole genome shotgun sequence genomic segment:
- the LOC136552119 gene encoding 3beta-hydroxysteroid-dehydrogenase/decarboxylase-like produces MSTGSSMFQHICMQCLPGLDFFGKKKVKQKIVKRKPLVLSPFLLVPHLRTPTPPPMATAVPGPPKPKPACAVTFGRSTLLGRYLAAALAASGRWSAVAILDPSSPTSPSPPPGPPASHFVYHHDVDLSADPERLVSALAGAAAVFHVDATTATTSGSDGSFLSLHRLAVEGTRRLLTACRTAGVERVVYTGSADVVSAVARDVINADEDSAPYPDKFGNALSELRAQVEMMVLGADGVDGMRTCVLRPSNLFGPGDSSLVRFVAGYARSPLGKFVIGNVSNMSDFAYVENVAHANICADQALSSSAASVAGKTFFVTNDEPMETWEFMNCMMEAMGCQRPRINLPAKMLLSAALLSKMIHHRLGFQMLSTPLLHPDTIYFLSCTRTFNTSRARRLLGYHPIVSLEDGIMRTVGSFTELSDNLGLSRKQDSCGSSKADKLLRSGTAADILLWRDEKRTFSFVTVLFLVFYWFLLSDRTFVSSAAKFLLVLSLGLFIHGLLPSEVFGFTVEKVTSEHFEVSHLALRNSLMCLASAWNGSIHKLRVLAEGEDWSLLLKVFAFLYSIKLMLSFQFRILMGLVLASMFIVFIVYEQCEEEIDSLVAIASVKVEWLIDIVVGILPASLKAYVA; encoded by the exons ATGTCGACGGGGAGCTCAATGTTCCAGCACATATGCATGCAGTGCTTACCTGGTCttgatttttttggaaaaaaaaaagtaaaacaaaagatTGTGAAACGAAAACCCCTCGTGCTCTCCCCATTTCTTCTTGTCCCCCACCTCCGCACTCCCACCCCACCACCGATGGCGACCGCCGTGCCCGGCCCGCCCAAGCCCAAGCCCGCCTGCGCCGTCACGTTCGGCCGCTCCACCCTCCTCGGCCGCTACCTGGCCGCGGCGCTCGCTGCCTCCGGCCGCTGGTCCGCCGTCGCCATCCTCGACCCCTCCTCCCCCACCTCGCCGTCCCCGCCGCCCGGCCCGCCCGCCTCCCACTTCGTCTACCACCACGACGTCGACCTCTCGGCGGACCCCGAGCGCCTCGTCTCCGCGCTCGCCGGCGCCGCGGCTGTCTTCCATGTGGACGCCACCACAGCGACCACCTCCGGGAGCGACGGGTCCTTCCTCTCCCTGCACCGCCTCGCCGTCGAGGGCACGAGGCGACTCCTCACGGCCTGTCGCACCGCCGGCGTGGAGAGGGTGGTGTACACCGGCTCGGCCGACGTGGTCTCTGCCGTTGCCCGCGATGTGATCAATGCCGACGAGGACTCCGCGCCCTACCCTGACAAG TTCGGGAATGCGTTGAGCGAGCTGAGGGCGCAGGTGGAGATGATGGTACTGGGTGCGGACGGGGTCGACGGGATGAGGACGTGCGTGCTGCGGCCGAGCAATCTCTTCGGTCCGGGCGattccagcttggtgaggtttgtTGCTGGATATGCAAGGTCTCCCTTGGGCAAG TTTGTAATAGGCAATGTCAGTAACATGTCTGACTTTGCCTATGTGGAAAATGTGGCCCATGCCAATATTTGTGCTGACCAAGCCTTGTCTTCGAGTGCAGCTTCTGTAGCTGGGAAG ACATTTTTTGTTACCAATGATGAACCTATGGAAACATGGGAGTTTATGAATTGCATGATGGAAGCCATGGGTTGTCAGAG GCCCAGGATTAATCTTCCTGCCAAGATGTTACTGTCTGCAGCCTTGCTTTCCAAAATGATTCATCACAGGCTTGGTTTTCAAATGCTTTCCACCCCTCTTCTCCATCCAGATACAATATACTTCTTGTCATGCACTAGAACCTTTAACACTTCAAGAGCCAGAAGATTACTTGGATACCACCCGATTGTATCATTGGAG GATGGAATTATGAGAACTGTTGGGTCATTTACAGAACTATCAGATAATTTGGGGTTGTCAAGAAAACAAGACTCCTGCGGATCATCAAAGGCAGATAAGCTGCTAAGAAGTGGAACAG CTGCTGATATTCTTCTTTGGAGGGATGAAAAGAGAACCTTTTCATTTGTCACAGTATTGTTTCTGGTTTTCTACTGGTTCCTGCTTTCAGACAGAACTTTTGTTTCATCGGCTGCCAAATTTCTTCTAGTGCTCTCCCTTGGTCTCTTTATCCATGGTTTGCTGCCTTCAGAAGT GTTTGGTTTTACAGTTGAGAAGGTTACATCTGAGCATTTTGAAGTATCACACTTAGCATTGAGGAATTCGCTTATGTGTCTGGCTTCTGCATGGAATGGGAGCATTCATAAACTAAGGGTTCTAGCAGAAGGTGAAGACTGGAGTTTACTTTTGAAG GTATTTGCATTTTTGTACAGCATCAAACTAATGCTGAGCTTTCAGTTCAGAATTTTGATGGGTCTTG TACTGGCATCCATGTTCATTGTCTTCATTGTCTATGAACAATGCGAGGAAGAAATTGACAGTTTGGTGGCAATTGCTTCTGTCAAAGTCGAGTGGCTAATAGACATAGTAGTTGGAATTTTGCCAGCCTCTTTGAAGGCGTATGTAGCCTAG
- the LOC136552120 gene encoding probable hydroxyacylglutathione hydrolase 2, chloroplastic, which produces MRMLSKACSIVASSVPRCSSAAAPTMRGQPSLLPSVRKQWPGKPLLYGIGTLLVMPLRTLYGVGRVFGAGRFLCNMTSVSSSLQIELVPCLRDNYAYILHDVDTGTVGVVDPSEAMPIINALEKRNQNLTYILNTHHHYDHTGGNLELKAKYGAKVIGSEKDKDRIPGIDITLKEGDTWMFAGHQVLVLETPGHTSGHVCYYFAGSGAIFTGDTLFNLSCGKLFEGTPQQMYSSLQKITALPDDTKVYCGHEYTLSNSKFALSVEPGNKTLQEYAANAAELRNKDIPTVPTTIGREKECNPFLRTSNPEIKRTLSIPDHFDEDRVLEVVRQAKDNF; this is translated from the exons ATGAGGATGCTGTCGAAGGCGTGCTCGATCGTGGCGTCCTCCGTCCCGcgctgctcctccgccgccgcccccacg ATGAGGGGGCAGCCGTCCTTGCTGCCAAGCGTGCGGAAGCAATGGCCCGGGAAGCCGCTGCTGTATGGAATCGGCACCCTGTTGGTCATGCCACTCAGGACACTGTATGGAGTGGGTCGGGTTTTTGGCGCAGGGCGGTTCCTCTGCAACATGACCAGCGTCTCTTCGTCGCTGCAAATTGAGCTT gtaccatgcCTTCGAGATAACTATGCATATATCCTGCATGATGTTGATACTGGAACAGTTGGAGTTGTGGATCCTTCTGAGGCTATGCCTATTATAAATGCATTGGAAAAGAGAAACCAGAACTTGACTTATATACTGAACACCCATCATCACTATGATCATACTGGTGGAAACTTGGAATTGAAAGCAAAATATGGTGCAAAG GTAATTGGTTCTGAGAAGGATAAGGACAGAATACCTGGTATTGACATCACTCTTAAGGAGGGTGACACATGGATGTTTGCTGGCCATCAAGTTCTTGTACTGGAGACTCCTGGGCATACATCAG GTCATGTGTGCTATTATTTTGCTGGTTCTGGAGCTATATTTACAGGTGACACCTTGTTCAATCTATCATGCGGAAAGCTTTTTGAAGGGACTCCACAGCAG ATGTATTCCTCACTCCAGAAAATTACAGCTCTACCAGATGATACAAAAGTATACTGTGGGCATGAATATACCTTG AGTAATTCAAAGTTTGCCTTGAGTGTAGAACCAGGAAATAAAACATTGCAGGAATATGCTGCAAATGCAGCTGAGTTGCGTAATAAGGATATACCCACG GTGCCAACAACAATTGGAAGGGAGAAGGAATGCAATCCTTTTTTGCGGACCTCCAACCCAGAAATTAAGAGAACACTGTCCATTCCAGATCATTTCGATGAAGATCGGGTGCTCGAAGTTGTCCGTCAAGCAAAAGATAACTTCTGA
- the LOC136550021 gene encoding chitinase-like protein PB1E7.04c: MASLVPGVLVKLLQHMNTDVKVAGEHRSSLLQVVSIVPALAGSDLFTNQGFYLKVSDSSHATYVSLPEEQHDLILSDKIQLGQFIHVDRLEAATPVPILRGVRPVPGRHACVGTPEDLVVTSSSNFHGSKKVPPPNGMKDASILSLEKETSKLEKINASHKPTGAENKKPMLTKSNSSLSRQALNGIGDKKEAVKSKVKPAITRSTPSSPTSVYSLPASFHRFSNDLKQRNKVKGAEKASSSRLSLLEKAASVLKATSAGRKSSAGNSISSSVLSIGSGPKALRRSWEGNTDIKGKGNSESKTSKPDRKSDNKIPMTPRRKSLVDEKVPHKDDSQKAARKSTASAPSDDADKAVKKHIPTVKRTSGVLGNSNVTNLVKIPPNSKTLTDISTSWTSLPPSLAKLGKELLKYRESAQIAAVEAMQEASAAESLLRCLSSYAEVSTTAEEPNPQPAVEQFLTLHAALSRATVITDTLTKSATSAASPDCSAASNAGTVGSATDEEAAAITAERRRRATSWMSAALATDLSAFGIYNLKPAPATVSSPLAVVVVDESAKPAAAAATATKSSPSPKCRLSPVKGKARTGTAAAAAALTTTPAPPEWERGGGAEERGELAKRLGEESRGWFLGFVERFLDADVAASAPWDRERAARMLPQLKRVNDWLGEIGKRSETPSLPPADADGEATAASTAPVPANGGCGVPEETIERLRKKIYEYLLTNVDSAAAMLGGGGVGGAAAHDEREKGVTSGWEVLIGPLTVWNLIGPKMGWVS; this comes from the exons ATGGCTTCATTGGTGCCCGGTGTCCTCGTGAAGCTCCTTCAGCATATGAACACGGATGTAAAAGTCGCCGGCGAGCATCGGTCCTCGCTCCTTCAGGTTGTCAGCATTGTCCCAGCGCTCGCCGGGAGCGATCTTTTCACCAACCAAGGGTTCTACCTCAAGGTGTCGGATTCATCCCATGCGACCTATGTTTCCCTTCCAGAGGAACAGCATGATCTCATCTTGAGCGACAAGATTCAGCTGGGCCAGTTCATCCATGTGGACCGTCTAGAGGCAGCCACTCCTGTTCCCATCCTTAGAGGAGTCCGTCCAGTTCCTGGTCGCCATGCTTGTGTTGGCACCCCTGAGGATCTTGTGGTGACCAGCTCCTCCAATTTCCATGGCAGCAAGAAGGTGCCGCCACCAAATGGAATGAAGGATGCCAGCATCTTGTCACTAGAAAAGGAAACGAGCAAATTGGAGAAAATAAATGCTTCGCACAAGCCTACTGGGGCGGAAAATAAGAAGCCGATGCTCACCAAATCAAACTCTTCACTGTCAAGACAAGCTTTGAATGGGATTGGTGATAAGAAGGAAGCAGTTAAATCAAAGGTGAAGCCAGCTATTACTAGGtcgacaccttcatcaccaaCCAGTGTCTATTCTCTACCTGCATCATTCCACAGATTCTCTAATGATCTGAAACAGAGGAACAAAGTAAAAGGAGCAGAGAAAGCTTCATCTTCTAGGCTTTCCTTGTTAGAAAAGGCTGCTTCTGTTTTGAAGGCTACTAGTGCTGGGAGAAAGTCCTCTGCTGGCAATTCAATCAGTAGCTCTGTGTTGAGTATTGGATCAGGGCCAAAGGCCTTGAGAAGAAGCTGGGAAGGAAACACGGATATTAAAGGAAAAGGCAATTCAGAATCAAAGACATCCAAACCTGACAGGAAGTCTGATAACAAGATCCCAATG ACTCCTAGACGAAAATCACTGGTGGATGAGAAGGTGCCACATAAAGATGATAGTCAGAAAGCTGCTAGGAAGAGCACCGCAAGTGCTCCCTCAGATGACGCTGACAAAGCAGTTAAGAAGCATATTCCTACTGTAAAGAGAACTTCTGGGGTTTTAGGAAACTCAAATGTTACAAATCTAGTGAAGATTCCTCCCAACAGCAAAACACTAACAGATATTAGCACTTCATGGACATCACTCCCTCCATCACTTGCCAAACTAGGAAAG GAGCTTCTGAAGTACAGGGAATCAGCACAAATAGCTGCTGTTGAAGCCATGCAAGAAGCTTCCGCTGCAGAGAGCTTGCTCAGATGTTTGAG CTCGTACGCGGAGGTGAGCACCACGGCGGAGGAGCCGAACCCGCAGCCAGCCGTAGAGCAGTTCCTCACCCTCCACGCCGCGCTTTCGCGCGCCACGGTGATCACCGACACCCTCACCAAGTCTGCCACATCTGCAGCCTCGCCAGATTGCTCGGCAGCCAGCAACGCTGGAACGGTGGGATCCGCTACCGACGAGGAGGCGGCTGCCATCACAGCCgaacgccgacgacgagctacgtCCTGGATGAGCGCCGCTCTCGCTACGGACCTGTCCGCCTTCGGCATCTACAACCTCAAACCGGCCCCCGCCACCGTCTCCTCGCCGCTGGCCGTGGTGGTCGTCGACGAGTCCGCGaagccggcggcggccgcggccacgGCAACGAAATCATCGCCGTCCCCCAAGTGTCGGCTGTCCCCCGTGAAGGGGAAGGCGAGGACGGGCACTGCGGCGGCCGCAGCGGCGCTGACGACGACGCCCGCGCCGCCGGAGTGGGAGAGGGGAGGAGGCGCCGAGGAGAGGGGCGAGCTGGCGAAGCGGCTCGGAGAGGAGTCAAGGGGCTGGTTCCTCGGCTTCGTGGAGCGGTTCCTGGACGCCGACGTGGCGGCGTCGGCGCCGTGGGACCGCGAGCGCGCGGCCAGGATGCTCCCGCAGCTAAAGCGCGTCAACGACTGGCTCGGCGAGATCGGGAAGCGAAGCGAGACTCCGTCGCTGCCGCCGGCAGACGCGGACGGTGAGGCGACCGCCGCGAGCACCGCCCCTGTCCCCGCGAACGGCGGCTGCGGCGTACCTGAGGAGACGATAGAGCGGCTAAGAAAGAAGATCTACGAGTATCTACTCACCAATGTCGACTCTGCCGCCGCTATGCTCGGAGGTGGCGGGGTCGGCGGGGCGGCCGCGCACGACGAACGGGAAAAAGGGGTGACGAGTGGATGGGAGGTTCTAATTGGGCCGTTAACAGTGTGGAATTTGATTGGGCCAAAAATGGGCTGGGTTAGCTAA